The Periophthalmus magnuspinnatus isolate fPerMag1 chromosome 17, fPerMag1.2.pri, whole genome shotgun sequence sequence ttctattttgaAAGCGGTGGCTAGTGGcagttagccatgtccatttatatgtacagtctatgatttggaCACACCCCctctttcagtgttttttttctttatttgtactacttttacattttatatacacagctacattttatatatacacacatacagaagacatcaaatatatgaagtaaggtACAtgtaattatgtagcaaagacaaAGGTAAATAACTcacatcctcaaagtatccaccctttgcttttttaaaaagtattttgcagagTTAGGGTTATGTTTCTTTACTACagtacataattccatattgattaatgcatttggggttttctgtgtgtatataaaatgcagaaagtagaaaaaataaagaaaaaacatttaaagcatGTCTAGATTACAGGCAATTGTAGCACCTTCTTGAggcattgttttaaaaataccatCTGAATCGATATAATAATTATTGCTCATGCCTTAAACGGCCCATATGGCAATATTCTctgctctaatgttgtttcatcacaaacagacgtggacttgtgttttgtttcattcacacatgtttaacacacaaaccctgtatagtTCTTCTCtctgacagaaaacactctgttccacctggtgatgtcatgttgtaatgcaggaagtgctccattgtgtttttaaactccatataccttcactacaatcatttggatgagttcaaacctggaattgccaatctctactgaactaaaggtaaaaggagctgttggtgtggaaactaccacttcatgacatcacaaggtggaacagagcattttgaggtccgaagatgtagacagactaataataaagtgttactcaaacatgtgtaaatgaaacaaaacgcaactccaggtctgtttttgaggaggtaacagcattagaacatggcttaatgTTAAAGAGTCAGTTATGTAATACAGTATaggatttttaattattaaaatcCACCCAACCCCCATATTGATCTGGCTCAGTATCTTTACTCTGAGTGCATTGGGATACTTTCTGTAGTACGTGTGACTTTGTGAACTTTTGTGTCAGTTGAATTTTCTGAATGATGCAAATGTTGGCTCCAAAGTACAGATAATAGTGTGCATCTGTTGCCCCGTGTGAAAGCCCAGTGAGGAGGTCACTGTAAGAACACTGTGGCCCAGGCCCCTCTGGCTCTTCATGTTTGGTCAGGTGgctgcaaaaacaaactaattttTGCAGTTTGACATAAAATCTATCATCTGGAAATAACCTGTGTTGAAAAAGAAAAGACCGgaatgtacatttttatcagTGTCAAACGCAGCATCGCCGTAGCTCACTTAGGAAGTTAGCTAGTAGCAGTTATCACTCAATCTTAGATAAAatgcaaggcaggtttatttgagTAGCACAATTTGCACAtggagtaattcaaagtgttttacagaatgagaaaatattaaaatcactatacaacaaatcaaaacataaattacaaataatcagcaattagcattaaaagaagaagcaataaaaccctttcagaaccatttgagcctggatttaaacactgttaaaGTAGAAGTCTGTCTCacgcaggactaaagcaggactaaagcaggactaaagcaggactaaagcaggactaaagcaggactaaagcaggactaaagcaggactaaagcaggaggcGGGTTCCTGAAGGCCACATGacatggttcatgtggctctaacatgtgggagatgttctttggtgctggtccatggagagacagagcagagctgctttaaagtctattctgagccacaggagccaatgcagagacctgagcacaggacttatgtgtgaaggacttcctggttctagtcaggacccgagcagcagtgttctggatgtactgcagctgtgttaatgcTTatctggagaggccagtgagcaggatgttacagtagtctaacctactggagacaaatgcatggataagtctctttaagtttggttttgacagtatacttttttttttttttttttactttttacacctTTTATCTGTGATCTGTttgatgtaatatttttttatcatgCTCTAATCTTAAAACCACATGAACGTAAAATTACCTAAAATAAACTTTATGACCGAAATGAAACTTTTGGAACTATTTGCAGGGGTGATAGTCGATGTGGATGAAAACACCTCCTATTCTTGGCCTGCGTGCAACCACTGTGGAAGTGACCACTTGGAAATGCTGGCTCAGTAAGTTTACATAAGTAGTTCAGTAGTCATGTCCTTCACTGGGTAACAAGtccctgttgtttttctttcagtcaCAGGTTCctatgtgtctcatgtgaatcCATTTTGGACAAACCAGAGACAAAGGTTCAACTTGAAGTCGTCCTGAAGTCATCATTAAAGgactgcactgtaaaaataaaggtgTGACATAATAATACATAAGCTATTTAAAACTCCACTACGTTGCATTGCacatcaaattataactttaTGATGTTTGTTGCAAgaccaaaaaaaatatatatatatatatatatatgttctaaaaaaaaaaaagataaaatggaAATTTTTTACTAAGCAAGAAATGTCCTGCCAgggtatgtccaaacttttgagtgATAGTGTATATTACAGGCAGAGCACCTTCTTGAgagattgttttaaaaatatcatCTTAATATTGTCATTGATATAATgcttttaaatgaaatatttatttttgtcaatattgcctGCACCTTAAATGTCCCATatcacactattctctgatctgtattctaatgttgtttccttatcacaaacagacctggaattgtgtttagtttcattcacatgtttaacacacaaaccctgtatatttacgCTTTTCTAAATTCTGTTGAACTcgaaacactccgttccaccttgtgatgtcatgcctTTGTGGTGTTTGTTGCAAGATTGGTTTCAATTTCGCATAAAACACTGATAAAATGGAAAGTTTTTACAAGGCAAGATACGTCCTgccaaatatttttgtttatgcaagagttttaaaatgattttgccTTCCCCACAGCTGCAGAAAAAGACGATCTTGTCCCTGTTGAACATGGCCGAGCTGGaggggggagaggtgggttCACTTGAGATGCTTATGTAATTCTGGGTTTTACCAGGCTCACTTTGAACAACAGGGTGAATGGTTCTCCTGTCAGTGTGCCCTGTGACCTGTTCATGTTTTACTGATAACACTCTTGAGTCATGGTGTCACTCAAACCGCTCGAGTAGTTACCGAAAATGCCCCCCCCAATCGTTCCAGTCCCTTGCCCTGATCGCTGTCTGTGTATAATATAAGTACAGTACTGCTCAAGTCAGGGCAAGTTTATtggtatagcacaattcatacaaaaagtaattcaaattgctttacagaataagaaagacattaaaatcataatacaacaaaacaaaacataaataattataaaagagAAGActacagaataaaaccctttcagtcaaatgcacagctaaacagaaacatttgagcctggatttaaacattgtcaaagtagaggcctgtctcacatcttcaggaagactgttccaggttttagctgcagaaaactccaactctgattccccatgtttagtcctgactctgggatcAGCaggagaccaggactaaactgggactaaactgggactgaagctggactgaagctggactgaagctggactgaagctggactaaagctggactaaagctggactaaagctggactaaagctggactaaagctggactaaagctggactgaagctgGACTGAAGCTGGACTGAAGCTGGACTGAAGCTGGACTGAAGCTGGACTGAAGCAAGAGGCGGGTCCCTGAGTGTGCGTCTATATGTGTGAGAACTTGACTACATTGAAGTATCAGACAATGAGGCTTCAAAATCCTCTCTGCCCGTAAGATGTTTACTACAGAAGTGTGACCTGTTTGGTTCATTTTTACTAAGGCATTAACCGAGTCTTTTCCCCATTATATCATTGGCGTGCAAACTGATCATGGtgaggaggtcaaaggtcagggtcTTTCTGTAGATTAGACTGCTGTTCAGCACTGGGGTGGTTAAAGATTATCTGCAGTGGATTAAATCATTGGAACTTGCACACTTGTGTTGTAAAGTGAAGTCTGATGTGCTGTGTTCTTCAGTTCCCAGAGTATGATGTTGAGAGCGTCCTGGGAAAGGAGCTGGGCCCCCTCAACGCTTACGTCCGACTTATCACAAGGAAGCCCTCTCTGTGGATAGGCCTGGAAGAAATCAGTCTGTGAGGATGTTTGGCTCCAAGGATCTGGACTCTGGGATCtggctctgtgtgtgctctgggctctgtgtgtgctctgggctctgtgtgtgctctgggctctgtgtgtgctctgggctctgtgtgtgctctgggctctgtgtgtgctctgggctctgtgtgtgctctgggccctgtgtgtgctctgggccctgtgtgtgctctgggccctgtgtgtgctctgggccctgtgtgtgctctgggccctgtgtgtgctctgggccctgtgtgtgctctgggctctgtgtgtgctctgaggTCTGTGTGCTCTGGGCTAAGGGCTCGGGCCTCTTCCCCTTCGAAGGCCTCCGCTCCAGTGAACAGGCTGCAGGAGACAAGGTCTTGTTTGTGTTAATGATATGTGATCCTGTGGCCCGGGAGTTGACAGCCCAAGGGCGGACCAATCGCATGGAGCCTGTCAAAGCAGCCCACGTGTTTGTGCTCTGCTCAGAAACAGGTTTAGAGTCACTTCAGTAACTACTGAATGGTGCTAagactttgtaaataaatttcCTTCTTTCTTACTGTTGTCTTTGATCTCATTTTTAACTCTAGAGTTTACCTGTAGTTTGGGAGCTGCAGAATTATATAACAAGCCAAACAGGCTCAAAGTACAAACTGCTCACACCAGGACCATATGCACGTTTGCAGTTCTGTTTTATTATAGatttcataaacaaaatgttttcataCAAACTATATAAAAGGTCATGCTCTGGCTCATACAAAGTTTGGAATTACAAAACATGTACCATAATAGGTATCCACATGTAAATGCAGtggtaaaataatttaatatagaCAAATTCCCACAATATATGGCAGCGACATTATATAAACACTATTTCCAGTGCCATTATGGTTAGCTTAAATTACATCTGTTACAGATGGTAAAACAAAGTGTCTGAGGTATGTGTCCTGGAGCCCCGCGCGTTAAAGGGGAGGGCTGGCTCTTGTGTCACCGGCTCTCACGCGTGGAGCCCGCAAACGAGGAGTTGGGGATTTGTTTGAAGAAATCCCGGAGCCCCGTGAGCTCTCGCGTTAGCTGCTCGATAGTTTTGTGAAGTCTGTCATTCTCTGCGCTCAACTCGATCATCTTCTGTTGCATTTCCAAGTTGCGTCTTTTTGCCTTGTCCCTGCTTTTTCTCACGGCAATATTATTCCTCTCGCGCCTCTGCCTGTACTCCACGCTGTACCTGTCCACTGCCttcttgcctctctctctccctgctttcCGCGGGGAGGACTTGGATGCGCCCCCGCCACTGGACACGGGCTCGGGGGTGGTGGGTGGGGTCGGCTGTCCCGTTGGAAGGCTCACGGAGGTCTGCGCGCACCTCTCGATCTGGGAGGGCAGGGAGGAGGACATGTCGCTGTCGCTCCAGTCTGACTCCTGCTTGATGGGCGCGCTGAACACCCCTTTGTCCGAGGCTCTGTCCACTGTCCGGTCCGTGGAGTACACTGTCCCCGCGGGGTTGGACAACGCGGGGGTGCTTGTTGTCATTCCATAGAAGTCTTTCTCCTGCTTGACATTGTTGAACAGGTCCAGGAAGAGTTCGTCGTTGCACAGCTCCAGGTTTGGCACCGCGGTCATGGAGTCGATGTACTGGCTGAAGTCAATGGCGCTCTCGTCGTCGTAGATGGCGGGCGCGTTGCTCAGTTCTGCCATGGTGCCGTCCTCGCCCTCAGCTTGGCTCCTGATGCCCGGTTTGCACAGGCCTTGCTGGGGGCCACTCAGCTTGACGCTCTCGTAGAAGTTAGCTGGCTCCA is a genomic window containing:
- the cebpd gene encoding CCAAT/enhancer-binding protein delta, whose protein sequence is MCDIYSLDSHCVSPQCNMSWGMEPANFYESVKLSGPQQGLCKPGIRSQAEGEDGTMAELSNAPAIYDDESAIDFSQYIDSMTAVPNLELCNDELFLDLFNNVKQEKDFYGMTTSTPALSNPAGTVYSTDRTVDRASDKGVFSAPIKQESDWSDSDMSSSLPSQIERCAQTSVSLPTGQPTPPTTPEPVSSGGGASKSSPRKAGRERGKKAVDRYSVEYRQRRERNNIAVRKSRDKAKRRNLEMQQKMIELSAENDRLHKTIEQLTRELTGLRDFFKQIPNSSFAGSTRESR